In Palaemon carinicauda isolate YSFRI2023 unplaced genomic scaffold, ASM3689809v2 scaffold3589, whole genome shotgun sequence, the sequence TGACAATTAAATCCCCTAGATATTTTACAATCCCGATTAACAGACCTCTACgacaaaaaacaaaaatcttaatgataaataactttaaaaaaaaaaaaaaccatttctcATTTCAGACTGTTTCATACATTGCAAATTTATCAAGAAATATGACAAACCATTACTGTCTTTTTCAGCTTCTAATGAATAATACCATCTTCAACATTACCTGGATGACGTTAATCAAAATCTGGATATTATAACTCAACAGAGACTTTTGGAAGCATTGGTGAGAGAAGGTTTTTAATAacttgggtagtaggttggccagggcaccagccacccgttgagatactaccgctagagagttatggggtcttttgactggccagacagtactacattggatcctcctctctggttacggttcattttccctttgcctacatacacactgaatagtctggcatattctttacatattctcctctatcctcatacacctgacaacacagattaccaaacaattcttcatcacccaaggggttactgcactgtaattgttcagtgccactttcctcttggtaagggtagaagagactctttagctatggtaagcagctcttctaggagaaggacactccaaaatcaaaccactgttctctagtcttgggtagtgccatagcctctgtaccatggcctttcactgtcttgggttagagttctcttgcttgagggtacactcgagcacactctcctatcttatttctcttcctcttgttttgttaaagtttttatagtttatataggagatatttattgttgttactcttcttagaatattttattttccttttttcctttccgcactgagctattttccctgttggagcccctgggcttatagcatactgcttttccaactagggttgtagcttagtaagtaataataataataataataataatatattttaaaaataaggaTTGCATATGAAAACATTTAAGGTGATGGTACAAAGTTAAAGGCACCTACAGTCTTGTGAAGATCAGAAAAGCTTCGGGATTTTGAAGGTACGAAGTTAAAGGCACCGACAGCTCTTGTGAAGATCAGAAACACTTCGGGATTTTGAAGGTACGAAGTTAAAGGCACCGACAGCTCTTGTGAAGATCAGAAAAGCTTCGGGATTTTGAAGGTACGAAGTTAAAGGCACCTACAGCTCTTGTGAAGATCAGAAAAGCTTCGGGATTTTGAAGTTACGAAGTTAAAGGCACCGACAGCTCTTGTGAAGATCAGAAACACTTCGGGATTTTGAAGGTACGAAGTTAAAGGCACCGACAGCTCTTGTGAAGATCAGAAAAGCTTCGGGATTTTGAAGGTACGAAGTTAAAGGCACCTACAGCTCTTGTGAAGATCAGAAACGCTTCGGGATTTTGAAGGTACGAAGTTAAAGGCACCGACAGCTCTTGTGAAGATCAGAAACGCTTCGGGATTTTGAAGGTACGAAGTTAAAGGCACCGACAGCTCTTGTGAAGATCAGAAACGCTTCGGGATTTTGAAGGTACGAAGTTAAAGGCACCTACAGCTCTTGTGAAGATCAGAAACGCTTCGGGATTTTGAAGGTACGAAGTTAAAGGCACCTACAGCTCTTGTGAAGATCAGAAACGCTTCGGGATTTTGAAGGTACGAAGTTAAAGGCACCTACAGCTCTTGTGAAGATCAGAAACGCTTCGGGATTTGAAGGTACGAAGTTAAAGGCACCTACAGCTCTTGTGAAGATCAGAAACGCTTCGGGATTTTGAAGGTACGAAGTTAAAGGCACCTACAGCTCTTGTGAAGATCAGAAACGCTTCGGGATTTTGAAGGTACGAAGTTAAAGGCACCTACAACTCTTGTGAAGATCAGGAACGCTTGTGGATTATGACGTCATGATGTGGTCCACTCATGTGATGGGTGAGAAGGTTGGTAGAAAAAATACCAAAATTAGATTAGCtagtagaggaagagaaagtaCTCGATATATGACAGAAGTGTTAAAAAGAAAGGGATACACTATTCAAGGACCGAATTTTCTCCATTTACAACGTGCTTATATTATAGTTAAggtaactacagcactgtaatttttttcagtggccacattccctATTAGTAAgtttagaagagacactttagctatggtaagcagctcacctaggagaaggacactccgaaatcaaaccattgttctctagtcttgggtagtgccatagcctctgtaccatggtattccactgtcttgggttagagctctcttgcttgagtacacttctatcttatttctcttccttttgttttgttaaagtttttatagtttatataggatatatttattttaatgttgttactcttcctaaaatactttattttccttttttcctttcctcgctggtctattttccctgttggagcccctgggcttatagaatcctgcttttccaactagggttgtagcttagcaagtaataataataataataataataataataataataataataataataataagttagatAGAAGTGAAAATAACATTATCTACGGGTTCTGAAATGCGTGTCAATgtgaagcttaataataataataataataataataataataataataataataataataataataacaagttagATAGAAGTGAAAATAACATTATCTACGGGTTTTGAAATGCATGTCAATGTGAAGTTTCTTTTAGGCCCTGATCTTTTATTTATAATCGATTCCTCATTGATTCAAAAACGAACACTTTGAAGAAGCAGTCAATAATGTCATTCCCCCTTGATCCAACCTTTTAATTACGAACTATATCTTAAATAAAACCTGAAACATATAAGAAATAACACACATTAAGCCCAAATCCATACTACTATACTACAGATATAGATGAATAAATACACGagataatgtaccaaccgtgtgtcacacaattgtacataattccttttgcatatattatgcttgtatcttcgctcttccctcgcactaaacgaacgtgaaaattcatgtctgctgtttcctctgtaacattgtctgtcttgttaacttgttatgtcctgttgccttgaggttttgtatataaaggagtgtgttctataacaatataactcagttgattgcttcctgcctttgagttcacaaccctctctcggccgtcacaataatGTATAAATAAGTTTTTCTATTTCATAACTTTTCCTTGTTCAGGTATAAGAGACAGGAGGCAagagggtgggtggggggggggggctttgttaATCCTGGAATATAGTATTAGAAGTGTTAAGAGTCTGGAATTTCTTTTTGGCTTTTAGTAAAGAACATTTCATTATAACCATTActgcaaaaacaataacaaaaataagccGAAATAAAATGATAACAATGGTGATAATGAGAAATGGTATGACGAACAAAATTAGAGGAACTATGTATTCTAAGCGAAGTAAtgtcataatgataattataaaaaaaaaaaaaaaaaaaaaaaaaaaaaaaaaaaagtaggaagactcaggcacactattctacgttatttcgcttcctcttgttttttgaagttttaatagtttatatatgaaagatttattttggtgttgtgtttaattgttaattacttcttatgtagttttcTTGTTTCttgttccattcctcactgggctattttccctgttggagcccttgggcttatagaattttgattttccaactagggttgtagcctagataataataataataacaatattaataataataataataataataataataataataatgataataatgtgagatataatgaaataattaataataaaaaacggacataaaaaaaaattacgtagaacataataataataaacatgaaattaAAAAGTACATAAACATTTTGATCACGAATATAAAATGCAACATAACAAAAAACAGCCCACCGAAATACGAAAACAACGAacaacaaaatgtaaacaaaaacaacaacgaatTGTTtatcaatcaaataaaaaaatgaacattCGGGAGGAAAGAGTTAGAGAGCCAGAAAATGGTTCCACCCCCCAAAAAGACAACTCTATTCTTGGTAGAACAAAAACCGTCTGAGGCTCCTGTCACTCGCTAGAGGGTGGCTGTGTCACAAGCAGAAAACACTGTTGTCTAATTATAAAgattcatatattctctctctctctctctctctctctctctctctctctccttttactatattatccatttttttcatttgatcTATTTAGaaattcctgtgatttttatgtcaTCTATTTTGCTCTTaaatcatttcctctctctctctctctctctctctctctctctcactttccttttactatattatccatttttttcatttgatcTATTTAGaaattcctgtgatttttatgtcaTCTATTTTGCTCTtaaataatttcctcttcctttctctctctctctctctctctctctctctctctctctctctgtaaattcaTGTGATATTTGTTTACATCTgttttgctcttaaaatatttcctcttcttgttctgtatttcatatttcttcattcgtctctctctctctctctctctctctctctctctctctccccccctctctctctccccccatctctctctctctctctctctctctctctctctctctctgattctttttattattttacaatattaaCCTTTTGCATTTGATTCAGGtgatatttatgtttatatctgttttgttcttaaatcattttctctctctctccctccctctctctctctctctctctctctctctctctctctccgcttattGTTTTTTCGATTATCTTTAATCTCTCTTCCTCTGTCACACTTTTTTCTTTCGGCCTTTTATAACTCTCTACGCATTCTCCGTTCTTCCTGAAACATTCTCCTCTATTTTCTTCTTATCCATTTACTCCCTCTTCCTCTTCCCACACCTCATTTCTCTCCCCTcgtaatgttttgtttttattcataacagggtaactcctctctctctctctctctctctctctctctctctctctctcttattgcacaTTATCATCGAATAAAGGAGAGGTAATTATATAACCACTGGCCACAGGATCACTTCATGTCAAAAGTGCCTCAAGAATATGAGCACTTTGGACCTTTACAAAATATCCATgaattgtgtatgagagagagagagagagagagagagagagagagagagggatatctttttagtggagagagagagagagagagagagagagagagagagaatatcttttcagtggagagagagagagagagagagagagagagagacagacagacagagagagagagagagaatactttcaaTATCGTGATACAAATTTATCTACAAAGACTGAATGCATACTGATCAACAGATAAACATGTAGatagataaaatgaaaataaacaaccaCAGACGATAAAGTAAGCAAAGGAGAAAATGATAACAGCGGTACACTAACTCCAAGCCCgatagtcagacagacagacagagaatatAAACGACAATGGCAAATGTTACTTGACTTGGATCACTTCGGAGACAAATAATAACTCATTCGGAATGTCTTCGTATGTTCATCCCCACCGGAGCCTCCGAAGGGGGTTGGGGAAGTGGGGAGAGGTGTCCTCAGCGAAATAGACGCTTTGGGCCCCAAGAAAAAATAGCAGAGGCCTTTGGGGCTATAGGCCTTTGATGAGCGCAAGTGGCTGCGTGAGGTCTTGGGCCTGGCTGGCTGGAAGCGCTAAAACAATTGATGTGTATATTTGGGTCTGTGTTCGCCACGTAATATTGTGTGGGATGGAAGAGCTAGTCaattgctcgctctctctctctctctctctctctctcgctctctctctctctctctctctctctctctgtatttatgattcataagactttctctctctctctccctctttgtaTTTATGATTCATaagacttactctctctctctctctctctctctctctctctctttgtatttatgATTCataagactttctctctctctctctctctctctctctctctctttgtatttatgattcaaaagactctctctctctctctctctctctctctctctctctttgtatttatgATTCATAAGACTTTCATTCAAATTTCGCATAAACCTTTTCTGTCTATCACATtaacaaaaacaattatatatcttactttttagaaataaaaccagataaacatattaaaatactctctctctctctctctctctctctctctctctctctctttgtatttatgATTCATAAGACTTTCATTCAAATTTCGCATAAACCTTTTCTGTCTATCACAATaactaaaacaattatatatcttactttttagaaataaaaccagaaaaacatattacaattctctctctctctctctctctctctctctctctctctctctttctctgtatttaCGATTCATAAGACTTACATTTTAAATTTCTCATAAActgtagctgccgttttcttcaaagccacagggatgagatggagaatagacacagatactgttactcacgtcacactttattaaaaatttgatataaagttcaagttggtatcacaagacactttaaaccaccttaaagctttaaatcacttaacactaagcactacaacttaagttgaccataactgtaaaaacttatactgtagttggtcagtactccaagaccagagaaccaatgatgagtactttgctagtagtgcagggcgacgaggttcaagaaactgaaaacaacaaagtacaaacttactaaatttgttaaaaagaaattccataataaacaaagaattgaatagtttggtttcactacaaaacaccacaaacatgaaatagaatatatacaaatttcagtaaagaaataaacttacatctgtgttactctaagctacatccaatacaagcgaaacgaatttccaaagaaatgttcttcacactttgaagacttcttctactctgtcagtcatcaaaaaccttgatcctatttctaaaacatataattgttacagtgtgattccaacactgataactaccaggataaacaatcttttcaagaactactcaacacttaacaaacaaattacagcagtaactatcaaaaaaaagactgaacaatgtttacatgtaaaacggacaaaatatctacaatacaattcaaccgtaatcaccaagttgaaaaacagagcttattaaataattatatacagaaatggtttctataaaatgctgcatttacattctcggccctataaacaaattatttgtttatcaaaatcaatcatatctataaatgcaggtgatataaataacatctataataaatgtaatatactcTCAAATCATTTGATCCTAATAAAtaactattataatcattgttcctCTACTGCAAGGAGAAGAACAAGCTTTTTGAATGGGTCGATGGAGCTCTGATGTTTGTGTCTTTAAAACTACACTACGTACAAAACCAGTTCTGTCCTTTCCAGTGCTGATAACACGACCCATCATCCAGTTACTCCTtaactgattatcatcttttacaaggaCAATATCACCAACTTGAAGATGCCGCTTTTCCTTGTTCCACTTCTGTCTCTCTTGTAATGTTGACAAATATTCTCTTCGCCATCTAGTCCAGAATAAGTTAGCCAAGAATTGAACATATCGCCACCTCTGTCTCAGATACATATCTCCTTTCTGAAAAACACCAGGTGGTGGCATCACAACACTTGATTTCTGTGTGAGAAGCTGTGCTGGACTGAGTGGTTGTAAGTCATCTGGGCTGTCACTGACTGTGGTCAAAGGACGGTCATTCACTATAGCCTCAACTTCTGTGAGAAGAGTGCGGTAACTCTCATCATCCAGTCGTCCAGCATGTTCCTTGAAGAGAGGAGTCAAGACCTTTCTCACAGTTCTAATCTGACGTTCCCACACACCTCCCATATGACTAGCTGTagggggattgaaggtccagctgaTGCTTTCTTTTGAGAGGAAAGCTCTGACCTGATCATCATTCATCTCTTGCAGTGACTTCCTCAACTCCTTCTCAGCTCCATGAAAGTTTGTCCCATTGTCACCACCAAATCTTCTTTACATTTCCTCTTCTAGCAACAAACCTTCTTAAAGCATTTATGAAGGACGATGTGTCTAAGGAATTGGCTGTCTCTATATGAATTGCTCTTGTAGACAAGCAAGTAAATAATACACCATACCTCTTCCTGATTTGCCTTCCTTCTTTGACTTCCTGTGGCCCAAAGAAGTCAACACCTGTGTGTGTGAATGGAGCAGCTGGAATTACTCTTTCCAATGGTAAATCAGCCATCTTCTGGTTTAGCACAGGGCTTCTCATTTTCTGCAAATGACACATCTTTGTAGAACCTGGCGGACACTTGCATTAGTACGGATAATCCAGTAAAGTTCTCTATAAGTTTTGCCATCACATGGTTGCGTCCAGCATGAGCTAATTTTTCATGTGTGTACCGGATAATCAAAGTGGTAATATGACTCTTTCTAGGTAATATCATTGGATGTTTCTCGCCAGCTGAAATTTCTGCTTTGGAGAGCCGTCCATTAACGCGAAGAAGCCTGTCTTTAGGATCAATGAAGGGATCTAGTTTATAAATGCTACTGCTACTACAAAGTCCTCGGCCCCTTGACCCTTCGCTCTTTTGTAAGAGTGTCACTTCCTTACTAAAAGTTTTCCTCTGAATATATTCTGATGACTGCTTTTTCAGCAGCATCTAATTCTTCTGCTGTAAATGAACCATTAATTCTAGCTTGTCTCTTAGATTTCAGTATGGAAAAAAGACGGTGATACACAGCAACAGCCATCCTCAATCGATG encodes:
- the LOC137636697 gene encoding uncharacterized protein encodes the protein MNDDQVRAFLSKESISWTFNPPTASHMGGVWERQIRTVRKVLTPLFKEHAGRLDDESYRTLLTEVEAIVNDRPLTTVSDSPDDLQPLSPAQLLTQKSSVVMPPPGVFQKGDMYLRQRWRYVQFLANLFWTRWRREYLSTLQERQKWNKEKRHLQVGDIVLVKDDNQLRSNWMMGRVISTGKDRTGFVRSVVLKTQTSELHRPIQKACSSPCSRGTMIIIVIY